From Wolbachia endosymbiont (group A) of Longitarsus flavicornis, the proteins below share one genomic window:
- the sucD gene encoding succinate--CoA ligase subunit alpha, with the protein MSVLVNKDTRLICQGFTGAQGTFHSEQAIDYGTKMVGGVTPGKGGSTHLSLPVFNTVAEAKEKTGANATVIYVPAKFAAAAILEAIDAKIELIVCITEGIPILDMVKVKRALVDSKSRLVGPNCPGIITPEECKIGIMPGHIHKRGHIGIMSRSGTLTYEAVAQTTAVGLGQSTCIGIGGDPVHGMTFVDCMELFLKDDDTHGIVVIGEIGGNEEEDVSHFVKTEKTKKPIVGFVAGQTAPPGRRMGHAGAIISSSGGSAGAKLEVMRSAGIAIAETPAVIGKKVLEVMHH; encoded by the coding sequence ATGTCCGTTTTAGTAAACAAAGATACAAGATTAATATGCCAGGGTTTTACTGGTGCACAAGGTACGTTTCATTCAGAGCAAGCTATTGACTACGGGACGAAAATGGTTGGCGGTGTAACTCCTGGAAAGGGTGGTAGCACTCACCTTAGTTTACCGGTTTTTAATACTGTAGCAGAAGCCAAAGAAAAAACCGGTGCAAATGCTACAGTTATATATGTACCTGCTAAATTTGCTGCTGCTGCAATACTTGAAGCAATAGATGCAAAAATAGAATTGATAGTTTGTATTACAGAGGGCATTCCTATACTTGATATGGTGAAAGTTAAGCGCGCGCTTGTTGATTCAAAAAGTCGATTGGTTGGTCCCAACTGCCCGGGAATTATTACGCCTGAAGAGTGCAAAATAGGAATTATGCCTGGCCATATCCATAAGCGTGGACACATAGGAATTATGTCTCGCTCCGGAACTTTAACTTACGAGGCAGTAGCACAAACAACCGCTGTTGGTCTTGGTCAATCCACATGTATCGGAATTGGGGGGGATCCAGTTCATGGTATGACATTTGTTGACTGTATGGAGCTCTTTTTAAAAGATGACGATACTCATGGTATTGTAGTTATTGGTGAAATAGGTGGAAACGAAGAAGAAGATGTATCACATTTTGTGAAAACAGAAAAAACTAAAAAGCCAATCGTTGGTTTTGTAGCAGGCCAAACGGCACCTCCAGGAAGACGTATGGGACACGCTGGAGCAATCATCTCTTCCAGTGGTGGAAGTGCTGGTGCAAAACTAGAAGTTATGCGGAGCGCCGGGATTGCAATTGCTGAAACCCCTGCAGTGATTGGTAAGAAGGTATTGGAAGTAATGCATCACTAG
- the dapF gene encoding diaminopimelate epimerase yields MSGQGPENFIKMHGTGNNFVIIDSRSTNNLDWNYRQIADQSSCDQVIIITMSNAADCFMHIYNADGSKAEMCGNAARCVGYLLMSEKGAEYITIELVNKRILECFKVGDKSIKVNMGKPLLKWHKIPLSTECDTLHLPIELEMLKDPVAVNIGNPHIVFFVDSVNEIPLQSLGPKLENHALFPQKINVSIAQVEKSGEIALRVWERGTGITASCGSAACAALVASTLRGYLTAQQTSVDLPGGKLLIEWANNVFMTGDIGFL; encoded by the coding sequence ATGAGTGGCCAAGGTCCTGAAAATTTTATCAAGATGCATGGTACTGGCAATAATTTTGTTATTATAGACTCACGTTCAACAAACAATTTAGACTGGAACTATAGACAAATTGCTGATCAAAGCAGTTGTGATCAAGTGATAATTATAACAATGTCTAATGCTGCAGACTGCTTTATGCATATCTATAATGCTGATGGTAGCAAAGCTGAAATGTGCGGAAATGCAGCACGTTGCGTTGGATATTTGCTAATGTCAGAAAAAGGTGCTGAGTATATCACTATTGAGCTGGTAAACAAACGCATTTTAGAGTGTTTTAAAGTGGGTGATAAATCCATAAAGGTTAACATGGGTAAACCTTTGCTAAAATGGCATAAAATTCCCTTGTCTACTGAGTGTGACACTCTTCACTTACCTATAGAGCTTGAAATGCTAAAAGATCCTGTTGCAGTAAATATTGGTAATCCTCACATAGTTTTTTTTGTTGATAGCGTAAATGAAATACCATTGCAAAGTTTAGGACCAAAGCTAGAAAATCACGCATTATTTCCTCAGAAAATTAATGTTAGTATTGCACAAGTTGAAAAGTCTGGAGAAATAGCTTTAAGAGTTTGGGAAAGAGGTACAGGCATTACTGCATCATGCGGTAGTGCAGCCTGTGCGGCACTTGTTGCATCCACACTACGTGGATATCTGACTGCCCAACAGACTTCAGTAGATTTACCAGGAGGTAAGTTATTAATCGAATGGGCAAATAACGTATTCATGACCGGTGATATAGGGTTTTTGTGA